The genomic DNA AGTCCGCCGGCCCCGGCCTGACTGCGGTCAAACTGGTGACGGCCGACGGCGACATCGCCATCAGCCGCGGCGACGGCCGCCTGGCCACGCTGTCGCGTCCGGGGCAGCCGGACCGGCACGTCGCCCTGACCCGCCGCCCGAAGTCGGAACTGCTCGCCGAGGAGCTCCGCCGCCTGGACCCCGACGAGATCTACGGAGCCGCGATCCGGAGACTCGCCCGGACCCACAAGTCCTGACCGGTGAGCGCCCCGCGGCCGACCGCGGGGCGCTCTCTCATCGAAGCCCGTTGAAAGAGAAGTCCCGTGAGCGTTCCCAATGTGATCATTCACCGCGACGCCGACGTGCTCGCCAAGGCGGCCGCCGCCCGGGTGATCACCCGTACCGTCGACGCCCAGTCGGGCAAGGGCTCGGCCTCGCTGGTGCTGACCGGCGGCACCATCGGCATCGCCACGCTGGCCGAGATCGCCGCCAGCCCGGCCCGTGACGCCGTCGACTGGCGCAACCTGGACATCTGGTGGGGTGACGAGCGTTTCCTGCCCTCCGGCCACCCCGAGCGCAACGAGACCGGCGCACGCGAGGCCCTCCTCGACCACGTCGACCTCGACCCCGCCCGCGTCCACGTGATGCGCGGTCCCGACTCGGGCATGACCGCCGAGGAGTCCGCCGAGGCCTACGCCGAGGAGCTCCGCAGGGCCGCCCATCCCGAGGACCACGGCCCGGCGCCGTCGTTCGACGTCATGATGCTCGGCATGGGCCCGGACGGCCATGTGGCGTCGCTGTTCCCGGGCATGCCGGCGCTGTACGAGACGCGTCCGGTGGTGGCGGTGCACGGCGCCCCGAAGCCGCCGCCCACCCGCATCTCGCTCACGCTCCCGGTCATCCAGGGGGCGCGGGAGGTGTGGCTGATCGCCGCCGGCGCGGAGAAGGCGGGAGCCGTCCGGCTGGCGCTGTCGGACTCGGGGACCATGCAGGTCCCGGCGGCGGGCGCACGCGGCCGGCGCCGGACGCTGTTCCTGCTGGACAGGACATCCGCCTCCAAGATCCCCGCGTCTCTGAGCCGGCCCTCCTCACCCTGACTCCCGGGCCGCCGCCCCTGCCCTGAGCCACCGGTGACATGTGGCGCCGTACAGGACGACGGTCGGCGGCCCCCACTTTTGGGAAAAGGATTCCGTGCCGAGTAGCGAGATGCCCTCCCCCTTACCGGGAAACCTGGCGCATAGTGAATGCAGGCAACTCGGCATCCCTCACGGAGGCCACTCGTGTTCGAGCGCTTCACAGACCGTGCCCGCCGTGTCGTGGTCCTGGCCCAGGAGGAGGCCCGGCGGCTCAGCCACGACTACATCGGCACCGAGCACATCCTGCTCGGCCTTCTCGGAGAGGAGGACGGCGTCGCCAGCCGTGCTCTGCAGGCCTCCGGCATCGGCCGCGCGCAGGTGCGCGACGACGTCGAACAGATCATCGGCCAGGGCGGCGACACCCCGCCCGGCCACATCCCGTTCACCCCGCGGGCCAAGAAGGTGCTGGAGCTCTCCCTGCGGGAAGCCCTCAACCTGCACCACAACTACATCGGCACCGAGCACATCCTGCTCGGCCTGATCCGGGAGGGCCAGGGCGTCGCGGCCCAGGTGCTCACCAAGCAGGGCGCACGCCTGGACGCCGTACGGGCTCAGGTGATCACGCTCATCGGACGGCGTGGCCCCGACCGCCCGCTGACCCTGGAAGAGGGCTTCTACGGCGCCGGGCCGTCGCTCGGCGCGAAGCTGGAGCGACTCCAGGAGAGTATGGACCGGATCGAGCGACGGCTGGACGCCATGGGCGCGCCTCCGGACCCCGGGCCTTCCGCGTCGCCGGACCCGGGGCCTCCCGACGGCCAGTGACCTGTTCCTCATGGGAAGCGCAGATCCTTGCCGGCCCGGGACGTCGTGGGCGGGGAAGGCCGCCCCGGCGGCCTCGGGGTCTCGACCGCCGGTTCACGACCTCCGTTGCGGAACGTCACACTGGACCTGGATCGCGGCACCTTCGCTGAGCCTGCCGTCGCTCATGGTCAGGACGGTGTTCACCATCGCCAGAGTGGCCAGGTCGTGCGTCACCATGACCGTGGCCAGCCCGTTCCGCCCGGTGAGGTCGGCCAGCAGGGAGACGATCTGCTCGCCGCGCCGGTGATCGAGGGCGCTGGTGGGCTCGTCGATCAGCAGAACCTCTGGGGAGTTCATCAGCGCGCGGGCGATGTTGACGCGCTGGCGCTCGCCTCCTGACAGCTGGTGCGGGCGCTTGTGCTCCTTGCCGCCCAGGTCGACGGCGAGCAGGAGCTCCCTGGCGCGGACGCCGGCCGTGCGGGGGGATTCGCCGGCCAGGTGCGCCATCGCCAGGAGCTGGTCGAGCGTGGTGAGCGAGGGCAGCAGGTTGGCCTGCTGGAACACGATCCCGATGTGGTCGCGGCGAACCTTGGTGCGAGCCGCCTGGCCGGCGCCGGAGACGTCCTGCCCTGCGACGCTCACGGTGCCCTCGTCGGGGGTGATGAGCGTGGCGGCGACGGCGAGCAGGCTGGACTTGCCTGAGCCGGACGGACCGACCACGGCGGCGAACTCGCCTGGAGCGACGGCCAGGCTGACGTGGTCGAGTGCGGTCAGCGTACGGTCCCCGTCGGGGTAGGTCAGGACGATGTCGGTGAGCTTGAGCGTCATCGGGAGGCTCCCAGAGCGGTCAGCGGATCGACAGAGGTGATCTTTCGGATGGCCAGCGCGGCGCCTGCGGCTCCGAGCAGGATCATCACCGCCACCGGGACCACGGTGGTGGTCGCCGACAGCACGAAGGGGACGGTGCCTTCGGCGAGCGCGCCGAGGCCCGCGCCGAGCGCGCCGCCGATGCCGGCGCCGGCGAGCAGCACGATGATCGCTTGGGCGAGGGCGTCGCGCAGGAGGTAGCCGGAGCTCGCGCCGAGCGCCTTGAGCACGGCGACGTCGCCACGGCGCTGGATCGTCCAGACGGTGAAGAAGGCGCCGATGACCAGGGCCGAGATCGCGAACAGGAAGCCGCGCATGAGCTGCAGCGAGCCGTTCTCCGAGGAGAAGGAGCCGATCGCGGCGGGCGCCTCCGACAGCGAGACGGTCGTGGTGCCGAGCTTGGCGTCGGCGGCGACCAGGTCGGGCGCGCCGCCCGTACGCAGTGCCAGGGTGGTGGCCACCGTGCCGGCGCCGCCCTGGCGCCCCATCCACTCCCAGTCGCCGATGCTGATCCAGGCGACAGGGGTGTGGCTGTAGGACGCCTCGCCGCCGATGCCGGCGACCGTGAGGTCCTTGCCGGCGAGCTGTACGGTGTCGCCGGTCTTCACCGCGGTGTCGGCCGCGAGCGCGGCGGACAGGACGACCTTGCCCGTATCGACCGGCTGCCCCTGGGCGAGGTCGCCGCCGGGCTGGACGCCGAAGAGGGCGACTCCCGCGCTTTGCTCGTCACCGTAGGCGAGTCTCGACATGGAGACGCCGAGCCGCTCGGCGGTGACGCCCTTCACCTGCTCCCAGCCCTTCCAGGTCCGCTCGGTGATCCGGCTGTCGGCGAAGGCGGCCTTCTCACCGCTGTCGAAGACGAGGTGATCGGCAGGCAGGTTCTCCACCGCCGAGACGTTCTCCCGCGCCAGCCCGGCGGTCAGGCCTGACAACATGGTCACCAGGAGCGTGATGAGGAAGACGACGGTGCCCATGAGGGCGAACCGTCCTTTGGCGAATCGCAGATCTCTGAGCGCCACGAACACGGCACATCCCCCAGTGTTGAACGAAATGGAAACGGACTCGCTCAGCGTGCGCGCACCGGGTGTTCGCCCACATCGTGCATGTGGTCGGGCCGGAATACATCTTTTGAACGATGCTCCCGATAATCGGTATCGCATACTCTGAGCGAGCCATGGCTGACTATCCGTTCTCGCCCGCGCTCCGCCTGCTCAGGTGGACCGTGCACGGCACGTTCTCGATTCTCCTGGTGGTCGCGCTGGCTGGCGTGGCCAGGCAGGGCCAGATCCCGCAGGTGCTGGGCGGGATTCTCCTCGGCGTCTTCTACGCGGCGGGCATCGTGATCGAGGGGCGCCTGCCGCACTTCGGCGGGCCGACACACCTGCGGCTGGGCCGCGCCTGGCTGGTGCTGATCACGGTGGGGTGGGCGGTGCTCGCCCTGGCCGCACCGCAGTTCGTCTGGCTGGCCTTCCCGCTCTTCTTCGCCTATCTCCACCTCCTGCCGCTGGCCGTCGCATTGCCGGGGGTGGCGGTGCTCACCGTCGCGGCCATCATGGCCGCCGCCTGGCACGAGGGGCAGTTGACCACCGCCCAGGTCATCGGACCGACGATCGGCGCGGTAGTGGCCACCCTGATGGCGACGGTCTACAAGGTGCTCGACGCCGAGAGCGAGGAGCGCCGCCTGCTGATCGACGACCTGGTCCGTACCCGGGGCAAGCTGGTCGAAGCGGAGAGCGACGCCGTACGGCTGGCCGAGCGCGAACGACTGGCGAGGGAGATCCACGACACGCTCGCGCAGGGCATGTCCAGCATCATCCTGCTGCTGCGCGCGGCCCGACGGGATCTCGTAGAGGACCCCGCGACAGCCGAGCGCCGCATCGTCGAGGCCGAGGACGCCGCCAAGGAGAACCTGGAGGAAGCGCGTAACTTCGTCCGGGCCCTGGCTCCGCCGGCGCTGCAACAGTCGTCGCTGGTCGCGGCGTTGCGCAGGATCAGCGACTCCGCCGTGGCCGGCACGTCCGTCCAGGCGCGCTTCGAGGTCTCCGGGACCCCGGTGCCGCTGCCCGCCGTCTACGACGCGACGCTGCTCCGCATCGCCCAGGGCGCGCTGGGCAACGTCAGCCGCCACTCAGGGGCTGGGCGCGCGGGGGTGACCCTGACGTACCTGGACGACGTGGTCATGCTGGATGTGTACGACGACGGCCGAGGGTTCGACCCCAGCGAGACGGCCGGGTTCGGCCTGCGCACGATGCGCGAGCGGGCGCGGGCCCTGGGCGGCAGCCTCACCGTGGAGTCGGCCCCAGGCGAGGGTACAGCCGTCGTGGCCACACTGGCGCTGCCGCTGTGGGAGGCGCCATGATCCGGATCGTCCTGGTGGACGACCACCCCGTGGTCCGCTCCGGCGTTCGTGCCATGCTCGCCGGTCAGCCCGACTTCGATCTGGTCGGCGAGGCGGGCACAGCGGAGGAGGGCGTGGAACTCGCCCGCTCGCTCGCGCCCGACGTCGTGCTGATGGATCTCCAGCTCGGGCCGGGCATGCACGGCAGCGAGGCGACCCGGCAGATCGTGGTTCTGGACGGTCCTCGTGTCCTGGTGCTGACGACCTTCGACTCCGACGCCGACATCGTCGCGGCCATCGAGGCGGGCGCCACCGGTTACCTGCTCAAGGACGCCCCGTCGGACGACCTGCACGCCGCCGTTCGCTCCGCCGCCTCGGGAGCCAGCGCCCTGGCGCCGCGCGTCGCCTCCCGCCTGCTCGGCCGGGTGCGTACACCCGACACCACGCTCAGCCCGCGCGAGCTGGAGGTCCTCGCGCAGGTCGCCGCGGGCCTGTCGAACCGGCAGATCAGCAAGGCGATGTTCCTCAGCGAGACCACGGTCAAGACCCATCTGGCGCACATCTACACCAAGCTCGGTGTGGACTCCCGCACCGCGGCCGTCGCCGCGGCCTCGAAGAAAGGCCTCATCCGCCCCCCGTGAGCCCTCCCGGCCTGTGCGACGTTCCGCAACGGAGGTCGCGAACCGGCGGTCGAGACCCCGAGGCCGCCGGGGCGGTCTTCCCCGCCCACGACGTCCCAGGCCGGCAAGGATCTGCGCTTCCCATGAGGAACGGGCCACTGGCCGTCGGGAGGCCCGGGGCCGGTGACGCGGAAGGCCCGGGGTCCGGAGGCCCGGGGTCCGGAGGCGCGGGGTCCGGAGGCGCGGGGTCCGGAGGCGCGCCCATGGCGTCCAGCCGTCGCTCGGCCCGGTCCAATGATCTCGAAACGGGTGAGTGCCCGCGCGGCGGGTGCGGCCTCCCCGGTCCGGGGCCCCTGAGCGATCCCGGACCGGAGAGGCGAGGTGATGGGCTCAGCTCGGGGATGCCGTCGCCATCACGCCCACGGCCAGCCTGGCTTCCACCATGCTGGGGTCCTCGGTGTGGCTCAGAGTCGCGCCCAGCGAGACCAGGAGCCTGCGCATGCGCGTGTTGTCCGCGAGCAGGGTGGCCCTGACCTCGGCGAACCCCAGATCGCGGGCCTCGGCGACGACCATCCTGGCCAGCGCCGCGCCCAGCCCCCTGCCCTGCCAGCGGTCCTCGACCAGGAAGGCCATCTCCGCGATGCCGGGGTCGGGGGTGAACATCAGGTTGGCCAGCGCGACCACCTGGCCGTCGTACCCGGCGACCAGCGAGTGACCGCGGGTGCGGTCGCAGAGCCGGTCGAAGACGCGGGGCGGCAGCACGGGCATCGAGGTGAAGTAGCGGAACCGGCGCGACTCCGGCGAGCAGCGGTCGTGCAGGTCGCGGACCGCCTCACGATAGAGCTGCGTGAGCGGGCGGACCTGGGTCTCGGTGCCGTCGGACAGCTTGACGACCCGTTCGCTCCCGGTCGGCTGGTGGGGCGGGGGCTGCGCAAGCCGGACGAAGGAGGCGGCCCGCGCGGCCTCGGTCAGGGTGAAGGGCAACTCGGCCCGGCGCACCCGGATGGCGCGGCGCGGCGCCACGGGCACGGTCAGCAACGTGGGATCCGGCAGGTCGCTCATGTCCGAACCGTAGACCCAGCGGGAGTCGTCGGCGCGCAGCAGTTCTCCCAGCAGTTCGGGGAGCCGCCAGGGCATCGCGCGCAGCCGGGACGCGAGCAGGAGCGCGCGGGTGGGCTCGTCGGTGAGCTGGTGGGCGGTGGCAGGGACGACCTGGACCCGGCGGCCACCGGCCGCCTCCAGCGCCTCGCGCACGGCCTCGGGACCCGCGGGGATCTCCGTCACGAACTCGTCCACGGTGCCGTCCACGTCGGATTGGACGCTCAGCCCCAGAATGTTGCCGCCCTTGTCGGCGAGGGCCGCGGCCAGCGAGGCCAGCCGTCCCGGACGCTCGTCCACCGTCGTACGAATCCTCAGAAACCCCATCGAAACGCTCCCTCCGTTGGGCACAGCCTGACGGATCCCTGTTACAGGACTGCTACACAGGAGTGAGCCTGCCGTTACGTCTGGGACGATTGCCCATGACGCGGTTGTACAACGGTTTCCGTTGGCAGGTACGCCATATATGACGGATATAGCAGGATATGAGGCCATGAGTACGCGTGTTCCCCTGAGCAAGGACTTCGTCAACGGGGATATCTCCTTCTGGTACCGCTCTCTCGGCATCCCCACCGGCGGCGAACCCCTCGGCGGCGATCGCGAGGCCGACGTGGCCGTCGTCGGGGCCGGCTACACCGGTCTGTGGACCGCCTACTACCTGAAGAAGGCCAGCCCGAGCCTGCGGATCGTGGTGCTGGAGAAGGAGTTCGCCGGATACGGCGCGTCCGGGCGCAACGGCGGCTGGCTGGTGGGCGAGCTCGCGGGCACCCCCGAGCGCTACGCCCGCACCCATGGCGCGGAGGCGGCCAGACGGCTTCAGCGCGTGATGTTCGAGACGATCGACGAGGTCATCTCGGTCGCCGAGGACGAGGGCATCGACGCCGACATCGTCAAGGGCGGCGTCACCACGGTCGCCACCAACGCCGCCCAGGACAGACGGCTGCGCGAACTGCTCGCCCACGAGCGCCACTGGGGCTGGACCGAGGACGACGTCCGACTGCTGGACGCGACCGAGCGGGAGAGCCGCCTGCGGGTGGACGGCGCGGTCAGCGCGATCTGGAGTCCGCACTGCGCCCGGATCCAGCCCGCCAAGCTGGCCCGCGGCCTGGCCCGGACCGTGCGGGGGCTGGGGGTGGAGATCTTCGAGCGCACCCCGGTCACCGAGATCGCCCCGCACGAGGCCCGCACGCCGTACGGCACGGTCCGCGCCCGCTACGTCATCCGCGCCACCGAGGGTTTCACCGCCGGGCTGAAGCAGTACCACCGCGCCTGGCTGCCGATGAACAGCTCGATGATCGTCACCGAGCCGCTGGGCGACCTGTGGGACACGATCGGCTGGGAGGGCCGTGAACTGCTCGGCGACATGGCGCACTACTACATGTACGCCCAGCGCACCGCCGACGGCCGGATCGCCTTCGGCGGGCGCGGCAAGCCCTACCTGTACGGCTCCCGGGTGGACGAGCGGGGCCACACCCACGAGTGGACCATCGAGGCGCTGTGGGAGCTGCTGACCGGTATGTTCCCCGCGCTGAAGGACTCGAAGGTGGCACACGCCTGGTCCGGGGTGCTCGGCGTGCCGCGCGACTGGTGCGCCACCGTACACGTCGACCAGGCCACCGGCATCGGCTGGGCCGGCGGCTACACCGGCCACGGGGTGACCACCACCAATCTGGCGGGCCGTACGGTGCGCGACCTGATTCTGGGCGAGGACACCGAGCTGACCAGGTTGCCCTGGGTGGACCGCAAGGTGCGAGGCTGGGAGGTGGAACCACTGCGGTGGATCGGCGTGCACGCCATGTACGACCTGTACCGCCGCGCCGACGCCAGGGAGAAAGCCGGACTCGGCCGCACCTCCGTGCTGGCACGCGTCGCCGACTCCATCACCGGACGCTGAGGAGAGCCCCTTGACCTGCCCGTACGACACCTCAGTGGAGACCGGATGAGCGACATCCTGTTCCGTGGCGGCCGCGCCTTCCTCGCCGCCGACGCCTTCGCCGAGGCGGTGCTGGTCCGCGACGGCCGGATCGCCGCCGTGGGCGCCGAGTCCGACGTCGTACGGCGGGCGGCCCCCGGCCACGAGACCGTCGACCTCGGTGGCGGCCTGCTGACCCCCGGCTTCACCGACTCCCACATCCACCCGGTCCAGGCGGGGCTGGAGCGGGCCAAGTGCGACCTGGCCGAGGTCTACGGCCTGCCGGAGTATCTGGAGCGGATCGGCGCCTACGCGCGGGCCAACCCCGGCCACGAGTGGATCGACGGCGGCGGCTGGGACATGGCGGCCTTCCCCGGCGGCCTCCCCCACCGCTCCCAGCTCGACTTCACCGACCGCCCGGTCTACCTGATCCAGCGCGACCACCACGCCGCCTGGGTCAACAGCCGGGCGCTGGAGCTGGCCGGGATCACCCGCGACACCCCCGACCCCGCCGACGGCCGGATCGAACGCGACGCCGACGGCACCCCGAGCGGCGTGCTGCACGAGGGCGCGATGGACCTGGTGGGCCTGCTCACCCCGCGTCCCACGGAGCGGGACCTGACCGACGCGCTGCTCTCGGCCCAGACCCACCTGTTCTCCAAGGGCATCACCGGCTGGCAGGACGCCATCGTCGGCTCCTACGCCGGCTCCGACGACCAGTTGCCCACCTACGTCGCGGCGGCGGCCTCGGGAGAGCTGAGGGCCCGGGTGGTGGGCGCGCTGTGGTGGGACCGCACGCGCGGCGCCGAGCAGATCCCCGAGCTTGTGGAGCGCCGCGCCGCGGCGGAGGGGCTGGAGCGCTTCCGCGCCACCTCGGTGAAGATCATGCAGGACGGCATCACCGAGAACTTCACCGCCGCGGTGATCGAGCCCTACTGCCGCTGCGGCGGCACCGGCCTGTCCTACGTGGACCCCGCGCTGCTGCGGGACCACGTCGCCGAGCTGGACCGGCACGGGTTCCAGGTGCACTTCCACGCGATCGGCGAGCGGGCCGTCCGCGAGGCGCTGGACAGCCTCGAAGGGACCGACCCGGCCAACCGGCACCACATCGCGCATCTGCAGATCATCGAGCCGTCCGACGTGCCGCGCTTCGCCGCCCTCGGGGTGACGGCCAACCTGCAACCGCTCTGGGCCACCCACCACGCCCAGATGGACGAGCTGACGATCCCGTTCCTGGGCGATGAGCGTTCCGGCTGGCAGTACCCGTTCGCCGACCTGCGGAACACCGGTGCCCGCTTCTGCGCGGGCAGCGACTGGCCGGTCTCCAACGCCGACCCGGTCCAGGGCATGCACGTGGCGGTCAACCGCACCGAGCCGGGCGGCTCGGTGCACGCGGGCTACCCGACGGCGCAGACCCCGTTCCTGCCCGGCCAGAGCCTCGACCTGGCCACCGCGCTGACCGCCTACACCGCCGGTTCGGCGTGGATCAACCACGACGACGACGCGGGCACGATCATCCCGGGCAACCGCGCCGACCTGGTCGTCCTGGACCGCGACCCGTTCACCGAACCCCCGGCCGACATCTGGCGGACCGAGGTCGCCATGACGTTCGTCGGCGGAGATCTCGTCTACCACCGCTGACCCTCGGGGCCGGCGTCGTCGAGGGCGGCCCCGTACCCTTTCCCGAACGCGATGATCGAGGAGGACGTCATGCACGATCTGCCCATCTGCGTCACCTGCGGGGTCCAGTACGGCGGCCCGCGGGAGAACTGCCCGATCTGCGAGGACCAGCGGCAGTACGTCGGCTGGCAGGGCCAGCGGTGGACCTCTCTCGCCGAGCTGCGCCTGTCCGGGCACCGGCCGCTGATCGCCGAGGAGGGCACCGGGGTCGTCGGGGTCGGCAGCGACCCCGCCACCGCCATCGGCCAGCGCGCCCTGCTGGTCCGCACCCCGGCCGGCAACGTGCTCTGGGACATGGTCACCCACCTCGACGACGACACGATCAAGGAGATCACCGAGCTCGGCGGGATCGACGCCATCGCGATCAGCCACCCGCACTTCTACGGCTCGATGGTCGAGTGGGCGCACGCCTTCGACGCGCCCGTCTACATCCACGCGAACGACCGCGAATGGGTGGCCCGCCCCGACGAGTCCGTCGTCTTCTGGGAGGGCGACACCCTGGAGATCCGCGAGGGGCTGACCCTGATCAACGCGGGCGTGCACTTCGACGGCGGCCAGGTGATGCACTGGCGCGACGGCGAGGACGGCCGGGGCGCGCTGTTCTCCGGCGACATCCTCCAGGTGGTGCAGGACCGCCGCTGGGTGAGCTTCATGTACAGCTACCCCAACCTCATCCCCGAACGCCCCCGGACGGTCCGCCGCGCCCTGTCGCTGCTGGAGCCGTACCCCTTCGAGCGCCTCTACGGCGGCTGGTGGAAGCGGGTCGTGCACACCGACGGCGCCGAGGCCGTCCGCCGCTCCGCCGACCGCTACCTGTCCTTCGCCCTGGACGACGCCCTGGACGACGCCCTGGACGACGCCCTGAACGATGCCTCGGAGTGAGCCGGGGTGAGCTCCGGATCCCCGGCTCGGCGGCGCTCCACGATGCGGGCGGTCGCCAGCCCCCGCCGAGAACCCGGGCCCGGTCCGGCGGGCGGCACCCTCGACCGGTGATCGGGATGCCGCCCGGGAGACGGGACGATCAGCCGCGCAGGCCCTTCAGGCATCCGTAGACGCCCACGGCCAGCACCGCCTCGGGGTCGCTCAGGTCTCCGTGGAACTTGTCCCAGATCTCGGACGCGGCACCGGTGGCACACCGGCCCGCCTTCCACCACGCCCACTCACCCGCGGCCTTGGCCGCGTCGACGATCTGACGCCAGAATCTCTTGACGAACGCCACCACCCCTCCCCAGGAACGGGGAGTGCCCTCGAACGCCTCGTCGGGGAAGCGGTAATCGTCTTCCGGGTCGCTGTTCACAAGCGACCCGGCCATGGAGCGGACCGTCTCCTCCGAGACCCCCGCGGCCTGCGCCACGGCGGTGAGCTCCCGGGAGAACGAGGCCGCGTCTGCGGAGGCCGCACCGGCTCCGGCCGAGGCGGCCAGCACCGCCGCCGTGATCAGTGCCGCCGTGGTTCCGGTTACGCGCTTGAGCATGGAATACCCTCCCTGTCGTGTGACGGCCGGCTGGGCGGGTGCGCCCTGCCGTCACCGGACACCGTGCCGCGCGGCGCTCACCTGACGGTCACTTCACGATTACTCACCGCCACCGCCTGCGATCGCGGCGGATCGACCCCCGGGAGCCCCGCCGGCCCCGGTCGATCCCGGCCGCCCCGCTCCGGCACCCGGGACCGGCCACCCATCGGCGGCAGCCGTGCCGAACACCTGCCGCTCTCCCGAGTCGCTCCTGACGCATACCTCTGATTACAGATAGAAAGAATATGATTACATTGGGTAGTGAAAACGATGGGGCCGAATTTCGAGTTCCGGATTCTGGGGCCGTTCGAGGTGCTACGGGACGGCGTTCCCGTGCCGATCAGGGCGGCCAAGCTGCGGACGCTGCTCGTGTCGCTGCTGCTCGACGCCAACGAGGTCGTCCCCGTCGAGGCACTGGTGGACCGCCTGTGGGGAGACGACTCACCCGGCGGAGCCCGTAACACCCTGCAGAACTACGTGCTGCGGAGCCGGCGGCTGCTGGGACGCGACGGGGCCGACGGCCCGCTGCTGACCTGCCCGCGTGGCTACCTGATCAGAGTGGCCGACGACCGGTTCGACCTGCGCCGCTTCGACACCCTGACGAGCCGTGCCAGAGCCGCGGCCACCGCGGATGCCCCGGAACAGGCGTCGTCGCTGCTGCGGGAGGCGCTGCGGCTGTGGCGCGGGGAACCGTTGCAGGACGTCCCGTCGGATACGCTGCGGCGCGATGTCGCACCCGTGCTGGCCGAGCGCAGGCTGGACGCGCTCCAGTCACGCATCGAGGCCGACCTGACGCTGGGCCGCCACGAGGAGGTGCTCCCCGAGTTGCGGAGGCTGACCGCCGGGCATCCGCTCCGGGAGCGGTTCTGGGCC from Streptosporangium sp. NBC_01756 includes the following:
- the pgl gene encoding 6-phosphogluconolactonase is translated as MSVPNVIIHRDADVLAKAAAARVITRTVDAQSGKGSASLVLTGGTIGIATLAEIAASPARDAVDWRNLDIWWGDERFLPSGHPERNETGAREALLDHVDLDPARVHVMRGPDSGMTAEESAEAYAEELRRAAHPEDHGPAPSFDVMMLGMGPDGHVASLFPGMPALYETRPVVAVHGAPKPPPTRISLTLPVIQGAREVWLIAAGAEKAGAVRLALSDSGTMQVPAAGARGRRRTLFLLDRTSASKIPASLSRPSSP
- a CDS encoding ABC transporter ATP-binding protein, which encodes MTLKLTDIVLTYPDGDRTLTALDHVSLAVAPGEFAAVVGPSGSGKSSLLAVAATLITPDEGTVSVAGQDVSGAGQAARTKVRRDHIGIVFQQANLLPSLTTLDQLLAMAHLAGESPRTAGVRARELLLAVDLGGKEHKRPHQLSGGERQRVNIARALMNSPEVLLIDEPTSALDHRRGEQIVSLLADLTGRNGLATVMVTHDLATLAMVNTVLTMSDGRLSEGAAIQVQCDVPQRRS
- a CDS encoding ABC transporter permease → MFVALRDLRFAKGRFALMGTVVFLITLLVTMLSGLTAGLARENVSAVENLPADHLVFDSGEKAAFADSRITERTWKGWEQVKGVTAERLGVSMSRLAYGDEQSAGVALFGVQPGGDLAQGQPVDTGKVVLSAALAADTAVKTGDTVQLAGKDLTVAGIGGEASYSHTPVAWISIGDWEWMGRQGGAGTVATTLALRTGGAPDLVAADAKLGTTTVSLSEAPAAIGSFSSENGSLQLMRGFLFAISALVIGAFFTVWTIQRRGDVAVLKALGASSGYLLRDALAQAIIVLLAGAGIGGALGAGLGALAEGTVPFVLSATTTVVPVAVMILLGAAGAALAIRKITSVDPLTALGASR
- a CDS encoding sensor histidine kinase; translation: MADYPFSPALRLLRWTVHGTFSILLVVALAGVARQGQIPQVLGGILLGVFYAAGIVIEGRLPHFGGPTHLRLGRAWLVLITVGWAVLALAAPQFVWLAFPLFFAYLHLLPLAVALPGVAVLTVAAIMAAAWHEGQLTTAQVIGPTIGAVVATLMATVYKVLDAESEERRLLIDDLVRTRGKLVEAESDAVRLAERERLAREIHDTLAQGMSSIILLLRAARRDLVEDPATAERRIVEAEDAAKENLEEARNFVRALAPPALQQSSLVAALRRISDSAVAGTSVQARFEVSGTPVPLPAVYDATLLRIAQGALGNVSRHSGAGRAGVTLTYLDDVVMLDVYDDGRGFDPSETAGFGLRTMRERARALGGSLTVESAPGEGTAVVATLALPLWEAP
- a CDS encoding response regulator transcription factor, which gives rise to MIRIVLVDDHPVVRSGVRAMLAGQPDFDLVGEAGTAEEGVELARSLAPDVVLMDLQLGPGMHGSEATRQIVVLDGPRVLVLTTFDSDADIVAAIEAGATGYLLKDAPSDDLHAAVRSAASGASALAPRVASRLLGRVRTPDTTLSPRELEVLAQVAAGLSNRQISKAMFLSETTVKTHLAHIYTKLGVDSRTAAVAAASKKGLIRPP
- a CDS encoding GNAT family N-acetyltransferase, with protein sequence MDERPGRLASLAAALADKGGNILGLSVQSDVDGTVDEFVTEIPAGPEAVREALEAAGGRRVQVVPATAHQLTDEPTRALLLASRLRAMPWRLPELLGELLRADDSRWVYGSDMSDLPDPTLLTVPVAPRRAIRVRRAELPFTLTEAARAASFVRLAQPPPHQPTGSERVVKLSDGTETQVRPLTQLYREAVRDLHDRCSPESRRFRYFTSMPVLPPRVFDRLCDRTRGHSLVAGYDGQVVALANLMFTPDPGIAEMAFLVEDRWQGRGLGAALARMVVAEARDLGFAEVRATLLADNTRMRRLLVSLGATLSHTEDPSMVEARLAVGVMATASPS
- a CDS encoding NAD(P)/FAD-dependent oxidoreductase; this encodes MSTRVPLSKDFVNGDISFWYRSLGIPTGGEPLGGDREADVAVVGAGYTGLWTAYYLKKASPSLRIVVLEKEFAGYGASGRNGGWLVGELAGTPERYARTHGAEAARRLQRVMFETIDEVISVAEDEGIDADIVKGGVTTVATNAAQDRRLRELLAHERHWGWTEDDVRLLDATERESRLRVDGAVSAIWSPHCARIQPAKLARGLARTVRGLGVEIFERTPVTEIAPHEARTPYGTVRARYVIRATEGFTAGLKQYHRAWLPMNSSMIVTEPLGDLWDTIGWEGRELLGDMAHYYMYAQRTADGRIAFGGRGKPYLYGSRVDERGHTHEWTIEALWELLTGMFPALKDSKVAHAWSGVLGVPRDWCATVHVDQATGIGWAGGYTGHGVTTTNLAGRTVRDLILGEDTELTRLPWVDRKVRGWEVEPLRWIGVHAMYDLYRRADAREKAGLGRTSVLARVADSITGR
- a CDS encoding amidohydrolase codes for the protein MSDILFRGGRAFLAADAFAEAVLVRDGRIAAVGAESDVVRRAAPGHETVDLGGGLLTPGFTDSHIHPVQAGLERAKCDLAEVYGLPEYLERIGAYARANPGHEWIDGGGWDMAAFPGGLPHRSQLDFTDRPVYLIQRDHHAAWVNSRALELAGITRDTPDPADGRIERDADGTPSGVLHEGAMDLVGLLTPRPTERDLTDALLSAQTHLFSKGITGWQDAIVGSYAGSDDQLPTYVAAAASGELRARVVGALWWDRTRGAEQIPELVERRAAAEGLERFRATSVKIMQDGITENFTAAVIEPYCRCGGTGLSYVDPALLRDHVAELDRHGFQVHFHAIGERAVREALDSLEGTDPANRHHIAHLQIIEPSDVPRFAALGVTANLQPLWATHHAQMDELTIPFLGDERSGWQYPFADLRNTGARFCAGSDWPVSNADPVQGMHVAVNRTEPGGSVHAGYPTAQTPFLPGQSLDLATALTAYTAGSAWINHDDDAGTIIPGNRADLVVLDRDPFTEPPADIWRTEVAMTFVGGDLVYHR